ACTGGCCGCGCGCAGAAAGCCCGCGCTCGTCTGCAGCGCCGACGCCCCGCCCCACTGGCGGTGCGCGGCCATCAGCTCCTCGAGCTGCGGATCACGCACCCGCGCCACCGGCACGGCGGCTGGCACGACGCCCGCGGTAGCGCCCACGACGACGGCGGGCGGGGCCGGCGTCTGCGCCACCTGTGCGACCTCGCCCGGAGCGCTGCCGGGCACCGCGCCGCTTTGCCACAGGATCGACACCACCGCGGCAACCGCCGCCACGCCGGCCACCAGCCGCCAGCGGAAGACCGCATCGTTGGCCGCGGCCGCCGCGCGCGGCAGCGCCGCGGGCGCGGACACCGCATCCGCCGCATCCGCCACGGTCGGCAGCGGCTGTGCCGCCACGCGCGCCATCACCGCCCGCACGAACGCCGGATCCGCCGCCTCGTCACCGCCGGCCTGGGCCCGCAGCGCGTCGCCGATGCGCCGGTACGCGTCCCACGTGCGCCGCTGCGTCTCGGGGTCGGACGCCGCGAGCGCCGCCGCGATCTCGTCGCCGCCACATTCGCCGTCGAACAGCGCGGAGAGCCGCTCGCCGCACGCGCGGCGCTCGTCACCGGTATCGCGGATCGTCACGTCGGAGGGTTTCATGGTCTTGCTTTCACAGGGTAGGGGCACGGGCGTCACCAGCGTTTGCCGGACTGTCGCTCGAGCAGCGGCTTGATGCGCGCAGAGATCGCTTCGCGGGCGCGGAAAATCCGCGAACGCACCGTGCCGATCGGGCAGTCGAGCGCACGGGCGATCTCCTCGTAGCTCAGGCCGTCGATTTCGCGCAGCGTGATCGCCTGGGCCAGCTCGGTCGGCAATGCCTCCACTGCGGCCTGCACCGCCTGGGCGATCTCCTTGCTTGCCAACACCGCGTCCGGGGTCTCGGTGTCGGCCACCTGCGCGTTTAGTTCCTGCTCCAGCGCCGAAGTTTCCTCGCCCTCCTCGCCGTTTTGCAGCGCGCTCATCGGCACCAGCGGGTCGCGCTTCATCTCCTGCAGCGCCTTCTTCGCGGTGTTGACGGCGATGCGGTAGAGCCACGTGTAAAACTGCGCGTCGCCCCGGAACTGCGGCAGCGCGCGGTAGGCGCGGATGAAGGTTTCCTGCGCCAGATCGGGGACCAGGTCGGCGTCGCGCACGAGGCGCCCGATCAACCGCTCGACGCGACGCTGGTACTTGATGACCAGCAGCTCGAACGCCCGCTGGTCGCCCGCGGTGGCACGCGCGACCAGGGCGGCATCGGCATCGGGGCGGCGGGGAGATTCATCTTTCATGGCGAGGGCGGTTGCCGCGCGAATATACCCGATCGGTCTGACGCGGCCGTGGTAACCCGGAGCGCCCGGCGCAGCGCCCGCCAGGTCGCGTCGTCGCCGACGGTGGCGCGCCGGCAGCACAGCCACAAACGCTGCCCGTCCGGCGTCTCGCCGCGCAGCAGCAGGACGTCGCCGAAGTCGAGCGCGACGCGCACCGCGGGCAGCGGCACGCCCCGGGGACGTACGGCGCTGCGCCACGACCACGTGGGTGCCACCTCCCGGCGGCTGAGCACGGCGGCGTACCAGCGGAGCTCACCGGCGGGCGCGTGGCGGATCCGCCGCGCGTTCCACGCGGCCCACGCCGCCGATGCAACGGCCGCCGCGATCCACGGTGCGGGAGCATCGGGCCGCACCCCGGCCCACAGCCCCAGCGTCGCGAGCGCCAGCAGCGCGCCGATCGTGTGCGCCCCCCGCTCGGCGGCAACCCCGTGGACGGGACAGGACACGTCCGCCAGCCCCGGGGGTGTCATCGCCGTCAGATGCGCTTGAAGACCAGCGAGCCGTTGGTGCCGCCGAAGCCGAAGTTGTTTTTCAACGCCACGTCGACGCGGGCGTCACGCGCCGTGTTGGCGCAGTAGTCGAGGTCGCACTCGGGGTCCGGCGCCGCCAGGTTGATCGTCGGCGGAATCTTCTGGTGGTGCACGGCGAGCACCGTGAAGACGCTCTCCAGCCCGCCGGCGCCCCCGAGCAGGTGGCCGGTCATCGACTTCGTGGAGCTGACGACCACGCGCCGCGCGTGGTCGCCGAGCGCCGCCTTGATCGCATTCGTCTCGTTGACGTCGCCGAGCGGCGTGGAGGTGCCGTGCGCGTTGACGTAATCGACCTGGTCCGGGTTCAGACCGGCATTGCGCAGCGCGGCGAGCATCGCCCGGCGGGGGCCATCCATGTTGGGCGCGGTCATGTGCCCGGCGTCGGCGCTCATGCCGTAGCCGGCCAATTCGGCGTAGATGCGCGCGCCGCGTGCCTTGGCGCGCTCGTATTCCTCCAGCACCAGCACGCCCGCGCCCTCGCCGAGCACGAAGCCGTCGCGGTCCTTGTCGAACGGGCGCGAGGCCGCCTGCGGATCGTCGTTGCGCGTGGACAGCGCCCGCATCGCGGCAAAGCCGCCGATGCCCAGCGGTGAAACGGTGGCTTCGGTGCCGCCGGCGATCACGACGTCGGCATCGCCGTACTCGATCAGCCGGCCCGCCTCACCGATGCAGTGCAGGCCCGTCGTGCACG
This region of Tepidimonas taiwanensis genomic DNA includes:
- a CDS encoding sigma-E factor negative regulatory protein, with product MKPSDVTIRDTGDERRACGERLSALFDGECGGDEIAAALAASDPETQRRTWDAYRRIGDALRAQAGGDEAADPAFVRAVMARVAAQPLPTVADAADAVSAPAALPRAAAAANDAVFRWRLVAGVAAVAAVVSILWQSGAVPGSAPGEVAQVAQTPAPPAVVVGATAGVVPAAVPVARVRDPQLEELMAAHRQWGGASALQTSAGFLRAASYDVPAR
- the rpoE gene encoding RNA polymerase sigma factor RpoE, with product MKDESPRRPDADAALVARATAGDQRAFELLVIKYQRRVERLIGRLVRDADLVPDLAQETFIRAYRALPQFRGDAQFYTWLYRIAVNTAKKALQEMKRDPLVPMSALQNGEEGEETSALEQELNAQVADTETPDAVLASKEIAQAVQAAVEALPTELAQAITLREIDGLSYEEIARALDCPIGTVRSRIFRAREAISARIKPLLERQSGKRW
- the fabF gene encoding beta-ketoacyl-ACP synthase II, coding for MSRRRVVVTGLGCVSPVGNTVEAAWANLLAGRSGIDRITKFDASAFACQIAGEVRDFDLASYLPPKEARTMDTFIHYGIAAAAQAIADAGLTVGEALSEEEACRIGCVIGSGIGGLPLIEATHAELTQRGPRRISPFFVPASIINMVSGHVSMRYGFKGPNLAVVTACTTGLHCIGEAGRLIEYGDADVVIAGGTEATVSPLGIGGFAAMRALSTRNDDPQAASRPFDKDRDGFVLGEGAGVLVLEEYERAKARGARIYAELAGYGMSADAGHMTAPNMDGPRRAMLAALRNAGLNPDQVDYVNAHGTSTPLGDVNETNAIKAALGDHARRVVVSSTKSMTGHLLGGAGGLESVFTVLAVHHQKIPPTINLAAPDPECDLDYCANTARDARVDVALKNNFGFGGTNGSLVFKRI